The following proteins are encoded in a genomic region of Streptomyces collinus Tu 365:
- a CDS encoding FG-GAP-like repeat-containing protein, translated as MRTRIRTLATAATVVAAATAGLTLPASAATARTAGDFDGDGYADLAVGVPDGAVGGRAKAGYVTVVWGGPKGIGAHGSIRISQSTPEVPGTPETGDRFGASVALVDLNGDGIAELLVGAPGEDIAGRGKDVGMVEAVAGARHGTRPGSVVLDGPSPSAAYGLSVAAADLTGDGGKEIVIGGRDKVVARVAQGEDSMIATVVTAPMGGRAPVLATGDFTGDGTADLAVGYWSRTPFTQSHVRLWSWDAAEQAMANVWNTDNAGVSALAAGDFDGDGHDDLALGECREIADENIDDPCGPEELAEGGGIHVHYGSARSGSFGYRQQTLNQDTAGVAGVAEDGDRFGAALVVADLDHDGRDDLVAGAPGEAIGRRAGAGAATVLFGGPTGLLDAKGAARSTGLQQDTPRVPGIAETGDAFGTALATGDYDHDGRLDLAVGSPGENAGSGGVWMLPRAGAAGSTAFTPARLGLPSPKSALGYGRHLGGR; from the coding sequence GTGCGCACACGGATACGGACCCTCGCCACCGCAGCCACCGTCGTCGCCGCGGCCACTGCCGGACTGACCCTCCCGGCCTCGGCCGCCACCGCGCGGACCGCCGGTGACTTCGACGGCGACGGATACGCGGACCTCGCCGTGGGGGTGCCCGACGGCGCGGTCGGCGGCAGGGCGAAGGCCGGTTACGTCACCGTCGTCTGGGGCGGCCCGAAGGGGATCGGAGCCCACGGCAGCATCCGGATCAGCCAGTCCACCCCCGAGGTGCCCGGCACCCCCGAGACGGGCGACCGCTTCGGTGCCTCCGTGGCGCTGGTGGACCTCAACGGCGACGGCATCGCGGAACTGCTGGTCGGCGCCCCCGGCGAGGACATCGCAGGGCGCGGCAAGGACGTGGGCATGGTCGAGGCGGTCGCCGGCGCCAGGCACGGCACCCGCCCGGGCTCCGTGGTCCTCGACGGGCCCTCGCCCTCGGCGGCGTACGGGCTGTCGGTCGCGGCCGCCGACCTGACCGGCGACGGCGGCAAGGAGATCGTGATCGGCGGGAGGGACAAGGTCGTCGCCCGGGTGGCCCAGGGCGAGGACAGCATGATCGCCACGGTCGTCACCGCCCCGATGGGCGGCCGTGCCCCCGTCCTCGCCACCGGTGACTTCACCGGGGACGGCACGGCGGACCTCGCGGTCGGGTACTGGTCGAGGACCCCGTTCACCCAGTCGCACGTGCGGCTGTGGTCCTGGGACGCGGCCGAGCAGGCCATGGCCAACGTCTGGAACACCGACAACGCCGGGGTGTCCGCGCTCGCCGCGGGCGACTTCGACGGCGACGGCCACGACGACCTCGCGCTCGGCGAGTGCCGTGAGATCGCCGACGAGAACATCGACGACCCGTGCGGCCCCGAGGAGCTGGCGGAGGGCGGTGGCATCCACGTCCACTACGGCAGCGCGCGGTCCGGCTCGTTCGGGTACCGGCAGCAGACCCTGAACCAGGACACGGCGGGTGTGGCGGGTGTGGCGGAGGACGGTGACCGGTTCGGCGCCGCCCTCGTGGTCGCCGACCTCGACCACGACGGCCGCGACGACCTGGTCGCCGGCGCGCCCGGCGAGGCGATCGGCCGGCGTGCGGGCGCGGGCGCGGCGACCGTGCTGTTCGGCGGCCCGACGGGCCTCCTCGACGCGAAGGGCGCGGCGCGCTCCACCGGCCTCCAGCAGGACACCCCGCGCGTCCCGGGGATCGCGGAGACCGGGGACGCCTTCGGCACGGCGCTCGCCACCGGCGACTACGACCACGACGGCAGGCTCGACCTGGCGGTCGGCTCCCCGGGCGAGAACGCCGGCTCGGGCGGGGTGTGGATGCTCCCCCGCGCGGGTGCCGCCGGTTCCACCGCCTTCACCCCGGCCCGGCTGGGCCTGCCCTCCCCGAAGAGCGCTCTCGGCTACGGCAGGCACCTCGGCGGCCGGTGA
- a CDS encoding hybrid non-ribosomal peptide synthetase/type I polyketide synthase: protein MGSETNEKLLAYLKRVTLDLHQARERLRELEEGGHEPVAIVGMACRYPGGVDSPDALWRLLASGGETVGPFPRDRGWEDGLYDPANGGRSLTGSGGFLHDAADFDAGFFGISPREALAMDPQQRLLLETSWRVFEDAGIDPESVRDTEVGVFTGLSCNDYGLGQGEVPEEAEGFLTTGTAGGVASGRISYTLGLRGPALTVETACSSSLVALHLAVQSLRRGECVMALAGGATVMATPQLFTEFTRMQGLAPDGRCRPFSAAAAGSGFSEGVGLLLVERLSDARRLGHRVLAVVRGSAVNQDGTSNGFTAPSGAAQQRVVRQALRDAGLAPGDVQVVEASSTGTPLGDPIEARALIAAYGRDRDQPLRLGSLKPNIGHSQAAAGVAGVIKTVLSMRYGRLPATLHVDEPTPHVDWSAGAVELVAEETAWPDTPGPRRAAVSSQGISGTNAHVILEQAPPAAESAAQAPPAEQDGPRLLTLSAKTPAALAALTARYADLLAGGADGTDGDPLASVCRTTSLGRPHFTHRLTAVASSRAELRDLLTRTRPGEAPPPGVRVGRRTPETGRDPVFLFTGGPDARYAWLAAELSATEPVFRAALDRCAEAVAEAAGARPQPRHAPDPGTDTAGRRTSPFAVAYALAELWRSWGVRPVAVAGHGIGRLVAACVAGTLSLEDALRAAARTPADAAGRGGFADEVATLLRDGHRTFLEIGPAAPLPDRVRTTAGDAVFLPSPAEGEDARRTLLDGLGVLHTRGVRIDWAGVHGEPAGPPAALPGYPFQRERYWLWTGATHRRVPAEGGPLVAQVRLVGADGTPVALADGVRLEAVPGAAEAPAPGTGRPTGTGTRGPAAPGTEESPAPGTGRAGSENAGPEKARSLSAGSQSTGSENAGSQSAAELVVGIVGRARGAAVTGDDLHLPLRGLGVDSLIAMDIRLTLARRLGVDVPLPDLLDGRSVAEIARTVQAAHGGPDRTAGPAPMPTPAADPAGRHEPFPLTDLQQAYLIGRTDAFELGNVSTSFLVEVDLEETDLDRLAASFRHLVRRHDMLRAVVSGDGRQRVLAEVPDFRITTADLRACDDAERARRLAEIHEEMRHQVFDTEVWPLFDIRATLLDARTTRLHLNFDALIVDGRSSGVLFREWAQTYRSGAPATPDPRLTYRDYVLAAGADTARREKSLAYWQARVPSLPPAPALPLRPGPAPRRPVFTHRSDRIAPEDWRRFKDHAAAAGISPSAALCTAYAQVLGAWSASPRFTLNLLAFNRRPLHEDVGRIVGNLSATTLLEVDTAPVEDFASGAARLQRRLLTDLEHGHVSGVEVLREINRTRGGTGLAGMPVVFTSTIGFAGQGDDERGALTALTELGVRGRPASSSVRTPQVWLDHQALEEAGELVLNWDVVEEMFPDGVVDGMWEAYLDLVRDLCGEEAWRRPPSVLAPVADLELRRAVNATDAPVPAGLLHDGFLRQAEIRPDAPAVITAGRTLGYGEVDRRSDRIARWLTGHGAGPGTLVGIVMDKSWEQVVAVLGVLKAGAAYVPVDAATPGRRLRLIMETAGIGLVLTRSAVADGLDLPDGTRSLHVDTEPEDTGQNGPLPPSPARPGDLAYVIFTSGSTGVPKGVMIEHSGAVNTVQDINDRLGVTARDRVLALSALHFDLSVYDVFGLLSAGGAVVLPDASAQREPAAWLELANRHHVTIWNSVPALMDMFLTHAREFGGPPSLRVVMLSGDWIPVTLPGAVTSLLPDARVLSLGGATEASVWSIQYPVTRVDPDWTSVPYGTPLRNQRFHVLDGALRPRPAWVTGDLYIAGAGLARGYLGDEARTRAAFLRHPVTGERLYRTGDLGRYLPDGTIEFQGRVDSQVKIQGHRIELGEVEAALLRRPDVRAAAAVAEGERGGPRRLVGYAVSETSEEELREALGRELPGYMVPARIVLLDELPLTGNGKVNRGLLPSPGETAPRPGAGLAPRDAAERLLAGIWAEFFGPAGEEVDVTADFFDLGGDSLLAVRMMARVRQATGRSLPVATLLARPTVAALAEVLRERSGDDARPALVALRDTGSRPPLVLVHPVGGDVLCYAGLGALLDEDQPLYALQYPDAEPAPTTVAGLAAHYADALTARFPDGPFRLGGWSMGGVLALETARLLTGRGRTVELVAAVDLLEPPGRAEPASDAALLARFARDLAGLAGSDWHPGPAEFEPTRHRSPVEELLSRARQAAVLPAEIDAATLERLANRFLRLARALADHDAAPYPGRVRLLRAMDGASAATTREWLDLLGDQAESVDVPGDHYSVMRSPHLRTLAAELGKALEDL from the coding sequence ATGGGATCAGAAACGAACGAGAAGCTGCTCGCGTACCTCAAGCGCGTCACCCTCGACCTGCACCAGGCGCGCGAACGGCTGCGCGAACTGGAGGAGGGCGGGCACGAGCCCGTCGCGATCGTCGGCATGGCGTGCCGGTATCCGGGCGGCGTCGACTCGCCGGACGCCCTGTGGCGGCTGCTGGCCTCGGGCGGGGAGACCGTCGGCCCGTTCCCCCGGGACCGCGGCTGGGAGGACGGCCTGTACGACCCCGCGAACGGAGGCCGCAGCCTGACCGGCTCCGGCGGCTTCCTCCACGACGCGGCCGACTTCGACGCCGGCTTCTTCGGCATCAGCCCGCGCGAGGCCCTGGCCATGGACCCGCAGCAGCGGCTGCTGCTGGAGACCAGCTGGCGGGTCTTCGAGGACGCCGGGATCGACCCGGAGTCGGTACGCGACACCGAGGTCGGCGTGTTCACCGGGCTGTCCTGCAACGACTACGGGCTGGGGCAGGGCGAGGTGCCCGAGGAGGCCGAGGGCTTCCTGACGACCGGGACGGCCGGCGGCGTGGCGTCCGGCCGGATCTCCTACACGCTCGGCCTGCGCGGCCCGGCGCTCACCGTGGAGACGGCCTGTTCGTCCTCCCTGGTCGCGCTGCACCTGGCCGTCCAGTCGCTCCGCCGCGGCGAGTGCGTGATGGCGCTGGCGGGCGGCGCGACGGTCATGGCGACACCGCAGCTGTTCACCGAGTTCACCCGCATGCAGGGCCTGGCGCCGGACGGCCGGTGCCGCCCGTTCTCGGCCGCCGCCGCGGGCAGCGGGTTCTCCGAGGGCGTGGGCCTGCTGCTGGTGGAGCGGCTGTCGGACGCCAGGCGGCTCGGCCACCGTGTGCTGGCCGTGGTGCGCGGCAGCGCGGTGAACCAGGACGGCACCAGCAACGGCTTCACCGCGCCGAGCGGGGCCGCGCAACAGCGGGTCGTCCGGCAGGCGTTGCGGGACGCGGGGCTGGCGCCGGGGGACGTCCAGGTGGTGGAGGCGAGCAGCACCGGCACCCCGCTCGGCGACCCGATCGAGGCGCGCGCCCTGATCGCCGCCTACGGGCGGGACCGGGACCAGCCCCTGCGGCTGGGGTCGCTGAAGCCCAACATCGGGCACTCCCAGGCGGCCGCGGGGGTCGCCGGGGTCATCAAGACGGTGCTGTCGATGCGGTACGGCAGGCTCCCCGCCACCCTCCACGTGGACGAGCCCACCCCGCACGTCGACTGGTCGGCGGGCGCGGTCGAGCTCGTCGCCGAGGAGACCGCGTGGCCGGACACGCCCGGGCCGCGACGCGCCGCGGTGTCCTCGCAGGGCATCAGCGGCACCAACGCCCACGTGATCCTCGAACAGGCCCCGCCCGCCGCGGAGTCCGCGGCGCAGGCGCCGCCCGCCGAGCAGGACGGGCCACGCCTGCTGACCCTGTCGGCGAAGACCCCGGCCGCGCTCGCCGCACTCACCGCGCGCTACGCCGACCTGCTCGCCGGCGGCGCGGACGGCACCGACGGCGATCCGCTCGCCTCGGTCTGCCGGACCACGAGCCTCGGGCGGCCCCACTTCACGCACCGGCTCACGGCCGTCGCGTCCTCCCGTGCCGAGCTGCGGGACCTCCTCACCCGGACCCGCCCGGGCGAGGCGCCGCCGCCCGGCGTCCGCGTCGGCCGGCGGACCCCGGAGACCGGCCGGGACCCGGTGTTCCTGTTCACCGGCGGCCCGGACGCACGGTACGCCTGGCTCGCCGCCGAACTGTCCGCGACCGAGCCGGTCTTCCGCGCCGCCCTGGACCGGTGCGCCGAGGCGGTCGCCGAGGCGGCCGGAGCCCGGCCGCAGCCCCGTCACGCCCCGGACCCGGGCACCGACACGGCAGGCCGCCGGACCTCGCCCTTCGCCGTCGCGTACGCGCTCGCCGAACTGTGGCGGTCGTGGGGGGTGCGGCCCGTCGCCGTCGCCGGGCACGGCATCGGCCGGCTGGTGGCCGCGTGCGTCGCGGGCACGCTGAGCCTGGAGGACGCGCTGCGGGCGGCGGCCCGGACCCCGGCGGACGCCGCCGGACGGGGTGGGTTCGCCGACGAGGTCGCCACGCTGCTGCGGGACGGACACCGCACCTTCCTGGAGATCGGGCCGGCCGCGCCGCTCCCCGACCGGGTCCGGACGACGGCCGGGGACGCCGTGTTCCTGCCGTCGCCGGCCGAGGGGGAGGACGCCCGGCGCACCCTCCTGGACGGCCTCGGCGTGCTCCACACGCGAGGCGTCCGGATCGACTGGGCGGGCGTGCACGGCGAGCCCGCCGGGCCGCCCGCCGCGCTGCCCGGCTACCCGTTCCAGCGCGAGCGGTACTGGCTGTGGACGGGAGCCACGCACCGGCGGGTTCCGGCCGAGGGTGGCCCGCTGGTCGCGCAGGTACGGCTCGTCGGCGCCGACGGCACGCCCGTGGCGCTCGCCGACGGCGTACGCCTGGAAGCCGTGCCCGGCGCCGCCGAGGCCCCCGCACCCGGGACGGGACGGCCGACCGGAACCGGGACGCGGGGACCGGCCGCACCCGGCACGGAGGAGTCGCCCGCGCCCGGGACCGGGAGAGCCGGTTCGGAGAACGCCGGTCCGGAGAAGGCTCGTTCGTTGAGCGCCGGTTCGCAGAGCACCGGGTCGGAGAACGCCGGTTCGCAGAGCGCCGCCGAGCTGGTGGTCGGCATCGTCGGCCGGGCCCGCGGCGCGGCCGTCACCGGCGACGACCTGCACCTGCCGCTGCGCGGCCTGGGCGTCGACTCGCTCATCGCGATGGACATCCGGCTGACCCTCGCCCGACGGCTCGGCGTCGACGTTCCGCTGCCCGACCTGCTGGACGGCCGGAGCGTGGCGGAGATCGCGCGGACCGTCCAGGCGGCCCACGGCGGCCCGGACCGCACCGCCGGACCCGCGCCGATGCCGACGCCGGCGGCCGATCCGGCGGGCCGCCACGAGCCGTTCCCGCTCACCGACCTCCAGCAGGCCTACCTGATCGGCCGCACCGACGCCTTCGAACTCGGCAACGTCTCCACCTCCTTCCTGGTCGAGGTCGACCTGGAGGAGACCGACCTCGACCGGCTCGCCGCCTCCTTCCGGCACCTCGTCCGACGGCACGACATGCTCCGCGCGGTCGTCTCCGGGGACGGGCGGCAGCGGGTGCTCGCCGAGGTCCCCGACTTCCGGATCACCACGGCCGACCTGCGCGCGTGCGACGACGCCGAACGGGCCCGCCGTCTGGCGGAGATCCACGAGGAGATGCGGCACCAGGTCTTCGACACCGAGGTCTGGCCGCTGTTCGACATCCGCGCCACCCTGCTCGACGCCCGCACCACCCGGCTGCACCTCAACTTCGACGCGCTGATCGTGGACGGCCGCAGCTCCGGGGTGCTGTTCCGGGAGTGGGCCCAGACCTACCGCTCCGGGGCGCCCGCCACCCCCGACCCGCGCCTCACCTACCGCGACTACGTGCTCGCCGCCGGGGCGGACACCGCGCGGCGGGAGAAGTCGCTCGCCTACTGGCAGGCACGCGTCCCCTCCCTGCCGCCCGCGCCCGCCCTGCCGCTGCGCCCGGGACCCGCGCCACGGCGGCCGGTGTTCACCCACCGCTCGGACCGGATCGCGCCCGAGGACTGGCGGCGCTTCAAGGACCACGCCGCCGCGGCGGGCATCTCGCCCTCGGCCGCCCTGTGCACCGCGTACGCGCAGGTGCTGGGCGCCTGGAGCGCCTCGCCGCGCTTCACGCTCAACCTGCTGGCGTTCAACCGGCGGCCGCTGCACGAGGACGTGGGCAGGATCGTCGGGAACCTCAGCGCGACCACCCTGCTGGAGGTCGACACCGCCCCCGTCGAGGACTTCGCCTCGGGAGCCGCGCGGTTGCAGCGGCGGCTGCTGACCGACCTCGAACACGGGCACGTCAGCGGCGTCGAGGTGCTGCGCGAGATCAACCGCACCCGGGGCGGGACCGGACTGGCCGGTATGCCCGTGGTGTTCACCAGCACGATCGGCTTCGCGGGGCAGGGCGACGACGAGCGCGGCGCGCTCACGGCACTGACCGAGCTGGGTGTCCGCGGCAGGCCCGCGTCCAGCTCGGTCCGCACCCCGCAGGTGTGGCTCGACCACCAGGCTCTGGAGGAGGCCGGGGAACTGGTCCTCAACTGGGACGTGGTGGAGGAGATGTTCCCCGACGGTGTCGTCGACGGGATGTGGGAGGCGTACCTGGACCTGGTGCGGGACCTGTGCGGCGAGGAGGCGTGGCGCCGTCCGCCGTCGGTGCTCGCGCCGGTGGCCGACCTGGAGCTGCGCCGGGCGGTCAACGCCACGGACGCCCCCGTGCCCGCCGGGCTGCTGCACGACGGGTTCCTGCGGCAGGCGGAGATCCGGCCGGACGCGCCCGCCGTCATCACCGCCGGCCGGACCCTCGGCTACGGCGAGGTGGACCGCCGCTCCGACCGGATCGCCCGGTGGCTGACCGGCCACGGCGCGGGTCCGGGCACGCTCGTCGGCATCGTGATGGACAAGAGCTGGGAGCAGGTCGTCGCGGTGCTGGGCGTCCTCAAGGCGGGGGCCGCCTACGTGCCGGTCGACGCCGCCACACCCGGCCGCCGGCTCCGGCTGATCATGGAGACCGCCGGCATCGGACTGGTGCTGACCCGGTCGGCGGTCGCGGACGGCCTCGACCTGCCGGACGGCACCCGCTCGCTGCACGTCGACACCGAACCGGAGGACACCGGGCAGAACGGCCCCCTGCCGCCGTCCCCGGCCCGTCCCGGCGACCTCGCGTACGTCATCTTCACCTCGGGCTCCACCGGCGTGCCCAAGGGCGTGATGATCGAGCACTCCGGCGCGGTCAACACGGTCCAGGACATCAACGACCGGCTCGGCGTGACCGCCCGCGACCGCGTCCTGGCCCTGTCCGCGCTCCACTTCGACCTCTCGGTCTACGACGTGTTCGGCCTGCTCTCGGCCGGCGGGGCCGTGGTCCTGCCGGACGCGTCGGCGCAGCGCGAACCGGCCGCCTGGCTCGAACTGGCGAACCGGCACCACGTGACGATCTGGAACAGCGTCCCCGCGCTGATGGACATGTTCCTCACCCACGCCCGGGAGTTCGGCGGTCCGCCGTCGCTGCGCGTGGTGATGCTGAGCGGCGACTGGATCCCCGTCACCCTCCCCGGGGCCGTCACCTCGCTCCTGCCGGACGCCCGGGTGCTCAGCCTGGGCGGCGCGACCGAGGCCTCCGTCTGGTCGATCCAGTACCCGGTCACCCGGGTGGACCCCGACTGGACGAGCGTTCCCTACGGCACACCGCTGCGCAACCAGCGCTTCCACGTGCTGGACGGGGCGCTGCGCCCGCGCCCGGCCTGGGTCACCGGCGACCTGTACATCGCCGGCGCCGGCCTGGCCCGCGGCTACCTCGGCGACGAGGCGAGGACCCGCGCGGCGTTCCTGCGCCACCCGGTGACGGGCGAACGGCTCTACCGGACCGGTGACCTCGGCCGGTACCTGCCGGACGGCACCATCGAGTTCCAGGGGCGCGTCGACTCCCAGGTGAAGATCCAGGGGCACCGGATCGAGCTCGGTGAGGTCGAGGCGGCACTGCTGCGCCGGCCGGACGTCCGCGCGGCGGCCGCGGTGGCCGAGGGCGAGCGCGGCGGCCCGCGACGGCTCGTCGGGTACGCCGTCTCGGAGACCTCCGAGGAGGAGCTGCGCGAGGCCCTCGGCCGGGAACTGCCCGGCTACATGGTGCCCGCGCGCATCGTCCTGCTGGACGAACTGCCGCTGACCGGCAACGGCAAGGTGAACCGCGGGCTGCTGCCGTCGCCCGGGGAGACGGCCCCGCGCCCGGGTGCGGGGCTCGCACCGCGCGACGCGGCCGAACGGCTGCTGGCCGGGATCTGGGCCGAGTTCTTCGGGCCCGCCGGCGAAGAGGTGGACGTCACCGCGGACTTCTTCGACCTGGGCGGCGACTCGCTGCTCGCGGTGCGGATGATGGCCCGCGTCCGGCAGGCCACCGGCCGGTCCCTGCCGGTGGCCACGTTGCTCGCCCGGCCGACCGTCGCCGCGCTCGCCGAGGTGCTGCGCGAGCGGTCCGGCGACGATGCCCGGCCGGCCCTGGTCGCGCTCCGGGACACCGGGTCCCGGCCGCCCCTGGTCCTGGTCCACCCGGTCGGTGGCGACGTGCTCTGCTACGCCGGTCTCGGCGCCCTCCTGGACGAGGACCAGCCGCTGTACGCCCTGCAGTACCCCGACGCCGAACCGGCGCCGACGACCGTGGCCGGCCTGGCCGCGCACTACGCCGACGCGCTCACCGCACGGTTCCCGGACGGCCCGTTCCGGCTCGGCGGCTGGTCCATGGGCGGTGTGCTCGCCCTGGAGACCGCCCGCCTGCTCACCGGGCGGGGCAGGACCGTCGAGCTGGTCGCGGCGGTGGACCTGCTCGAACCGCCCGGCCGCGCCGAACCCGCCTCCGACGCGGCGCTGCTCGCCCGGTTCGCCCGTGACCTGGCCGGCCTGGCGGGAAGCGACTGGCACCCCGGTCCCGCCGAGTTCGAGCCCACGCGGCACCGGTCCCCGGTCGAGGAGCTGCTGAGCCGGGCCCGGCAGGCCGCCGTCCTGCCGGCCGAGATCGACGCCGCCACCCTGGAACGGCTCGCGAACCGGTTCCTGCGCCTCGCCCGCGCGCTGGCCGACCACGACGCCGCCCCGTACCCGGGCCGGGTCCGGCTGCTGCGGGCCATGGACGGGGCCAGCGCCGCGACCACCCGGGAGTGGCTGGACCTGCTCGGCGACCAGGCGGAGAGCGTCGACGTGCCCGGCGACCACTACAGCGTCATGCGCTCCCCGCACCTGCGGACGCTGGCGGCCGAACTCGGCAAGGCCCTGGAGGACCTGTGA
- a CDS encoding acyl-CoA dehydrogenase family protein, with translation MTAIELPTRAGTDLTAASVMARVRAYAAGLPAGAPEIERTGRIPADVLDGLKATGLLRAALPPALGGVEMTVPELTRAVDLLAEGDASVAWCAAVALNAALAQVSLPADVFAELFPEPDLVTATVLPPTGRSVRRGDGHLLTGRWTHASGISHADRVMAGFLTPDGTPAIAVFDAAHARVLDTWHTTGLRGTGSHDFEVAGLFVPDRHTFRLVPSGTRREPLHLRADNLALKMAGVPLGIGRAALKAARDILSARRAALPRPGVPADLAHAESLIGAADAYVYATLEKAWAAQAAGLTPERGTAALARRFAHRACREAVQLLYDTVGTAAVYTEHTPLDRCLRDLITASRHVASSEKILDGVGDLRLGGDPASPHL, from the coding sequence ATGACCGCCATCGAACTGCCCACCCGGGCCGGGACGGACCTGACCGCCGCCTCGGTCATGGCCCGGGTGCGGGCGTACGCCGCGGGCCTCCCGGCCGGCGCGCCGGAGATCGAGCGCACGGGCCGGATCCCCGCCGACGTCCTCGACGGCCTGAAGGCCACCGGGCTGCTGCGCGCCGCCCTGCCGCCGGCCCTGGGCGGCGTCGAGATGACCGTGCCGGAGCTCACCCGGGCGGTCGACCTGCTGGCGGAGGGGGACGCCTCGGTCGCCTGGTGCGCGGCCGTCGCGCTGAACGCCGCGCTGGCCCAGGTCTCCCTGCCCGCGGACGTGTTCGCCGAGCTGTTCCCGGAGCCGGACCTGGTCACCGCGACGGTGCTGCCGCCGACGGGGCGGTCGGTCCGGCGGGGCGACGGCCACCTCCTGACGGGCCGCTGGACCCACGCCAGCGGGATCAGCCACGCCGACCGGGTGATGGCCGGGTTCCTGACCCCGGACGGCACCCCGGCGATCGCCGTCTTCGACGCCGCCCACGCCCGGGTGCTCGACACCTGGCACACCACCGGGCTGCGCGGCACCGGCTCCCACGACTTCGAGGTCGCCGGGCTGTTCGTCCCGGACCGGCACACCTTCCGTCTCGTACCGTCCGGAACCCGGCGGGAGCCGCTCCATCTGCGCGCCGACAACCTGGCGCTCAAGATGGCGGGCGTGCCACTGGGCATCGGCAGGGCCGCGCTGAAGGCGGCGCGGGACATCCTGTCCGCCCGTCGTGCGGCGCTGCCCCGGCCGGGCGTCCCGGCCGACCTCGCGCACGCCGAGTCGCTCATCGGCGCGGCGGACGCCTATGTGTACGCCACGCTGGAGAAGGCGTGGGCCGCGCAGGCGGCGGGCCTGACGCCGGAACGCGGCACGGCGGCGCTGGCCCGCCGGTTCGCGCACCGCGCCTGCCGGGAGGCGGTCCAACTGCTGTACGACACCGTGGGAACGGCCGCGGTCTACACCGAACACACCCCGCTCGACCGGTGCCTGCGCGACCTCATCACCGCGAGCCGCCATGTCGCGTCCTCGGAGAAGATCCTCGACGGGGTCGGCGACCTGCGGCTCGGCGGCGACCCGGCCTCACCCCACCTCTGA